Proteins encoded together in one Candidatus Hydrogenedentota bacterium window:
- a CDS encoding Gfo/Idh/MocA family oxidoreductase produces the protein MAGSLSRRSFFKGAAVGAGVFALSQGASAQEKPIQGFEDTKSNTDTTKTWEPVSDRKIRLGIVGYGVCKFGAAFDLQNHPNVEVVAVSDLIPERCAELAQVCKCTKTYPSLEELVKDDAIEAVFVATDAPSHCQNCIDALQHGKHVASAVPAVFGSLEDADRLYEAVKKSGLNYMMFETSAYHDECYAMREIFKAGGFGKMVYSEGEYYHYMDVPIDSYKGWRVGLPPQYYPTHSNAYYVAVTGGSFTEVSCMGIPSIIPHLQPANNPYANPYGTEIALFRTSEGGMARMAVSWDTPGSGGEMGRVRGERGSMAGVNFEGLEKPAVNIVKPPLPPTVTPGGHGGSHGYLCNEFITSILQARTPLVNIAWALNMTVAGIVAHQSAMKGGELLKIPQYTL, from the coding sequence ATGGCGGGGTCGTTGTCGAGACGTTCGTTTTTTAAAGGTGCCGCGGTGGGCGCGGGGGTATTTGCGCTGAGCCAGGGGGCCTCTGCTCAGGAGAAGCCTATTCAGGGTTTTGAGGATACGAAGAGCAACACCGACACGACGAAGACGTGGGAGCCCGTTTCTGACCGGAAGATCCGGCTCGGTATTGTTGGCTACGGCGTGTGCAAGTTTGGCGCGGCATTCGATTTGCAGAATCATCCCAATGTGGAGGTGGTTGCCGTCAGCGACCTGATTCCCGAACGTTGCGCCGAATTGGCGCAGGTGTGCAAGTGCACGAAGACCTATCCCTCGCTGGAAGAGTTGGTCAAGGACGACGCGATAGAGGCGGTGTTCGTGGCGACGGACGCGCCGAGCCATTGCCAGAACTGCATCGATGCGTTGCAGCACGGCAAACACGTGGCATCGGCGGTGCCCGCGGTGTTCGGATCGCTGGAAGATGCGGATCGGTTGTATGAGGCCGTCAAGAAGTCGGGACTCAATTACATGATGTTCGAGACGTCGGCCTATCACGATGAGTGCTATGCCATGCGCGAGATCTTCAAGGCGGGCGGCTTCGGGAAGATGGTGTATTCGGAGGGCGAGTATTACCACTACATGGACGTTCCCATCGATTCGTACAAGGGGTGGCGCGTGGGTCTGCCGCCTCAATACTATCCGACGCACTCGAATGCCTACTACGTCGCCGTTACCGGCGGGAGCTTCACGGAAGTGTCGTGCATGGGCATTCCGAGCATTATTCCGCACCTGCAACCCGCGAACAATCCCTACGCCAATCCGTATGGCACGGAGATAGCGTTGTTCCGGACGAGCGAAGGCGGCATGGCGCGCATGGCGGTCAGTTGGGACACGCCGGGCTCGGGCGGCGAGATGGGCCGCGTACGAGGCGAGCGCGGTTCGATGGCCGGCGTGAACTTCGAGGGCCTTGAGAAACCTGCTGTGAATATAGTGAAACCGCCCCTGCCGCCGACGGTCACGCCTGGCGGTCACGGTGGTTCGCACGGGTATCTCTGCAACGAATTCATCACGTCGATACTTCAGGCTCGCACGCCGCTGGTAAACATTGCGTGGGCGCTGAACATGACGGTTGCGGGAATCGTGGCGCACCAGTCGGCGATGAAGGGCGGAGAACTTCTCAAGATTCCGCAGTACACGCTGTAG
- a CDS encoding Gfo/Idh/MocA family oxidoreductase has protein sequence MANDKRCLGFGIIGAGFMGQTYARTLATQVKNAKLVAVAGGTRAQQLASEYNVASEPSVEALLARSDVDAVCIATPHALHGPQGLAAAQAGKHIVIDKPMATTAAACDEILEACKEKELRCEITFTQRERTCNIETRRMIQSGELGRLYSMHNIQIVPNGMKTTPQWQLLPENVGVLMGHGIHNIDQVRWFTGKEVARVFAKLRSFDPQYSVDSTSDLVLTLADGTVCTIFCSFEVPAPGIPRTGGATQVVCERGNIDSDWYGELRVTRDGGPWEVVAKQEPIDWAGKGFLDPVRLKTYAAIIQRLVDAVHAGEGYGGTGWDGRQSVAVAEAAYESSRTGREITLP, from the coding sequence ATGGCGAACGACAAACGTTGCTTGGGATTCGGAATCATCGGCGCGGGTTTCATGGGGCAGACCTATGCCCGAACGCTCGCAACACAGGTCAAGAACGCGAAACTCGTCGCGGTAGCGGGCGGAACACGCGCGCAACAACTTGCTTCAGAATACAACGTCGCCTCAGAGCCTTCCGTTGAGGCATTGCTCGCGCGCTCAGACGTGGATGCGGTATGCATCGCCACGCCGCACGCGCTGCACGGACCCCAAGGTCTTGCCGCTGCCCAGGCAGGCAAACACATTGTCATTGACAAACCCATGGCCACCACGGCGGCCGCTTGCGACGAAATCCTTGAAGCATGCAAAGAGAAGGAACTCCGCTGCGAGATCACCTTCACACAGCGCGAACGGACCTGCAACATCGAAACTCGCAGGATGATTCAATCGGGCGAACTGGGCCGCCTGTATTCGATGCACAACATTCAGATCGTGCCCAACGGCATGAAGACCACGCCCCAATGGCAGCTATTGCCCGAAAACGTTGGCGTGCTCATGGGACACGGCATTCACAACATCGATCAGGTACGATGGTTCACTGGCAAGGAGGTCGCGCGAGTCTTCGCGAAACTCCGCAGCTTCGATCCCCAATACTCCGTGGACAGCACCTCAGATCTCGTGCTCACACTTGCGGACGGCACGGTCTGCACCATCTTCTGCTCGTTCGAAGTGCCAGCCCCCGGCATACCGCGCACCGGCGGCGCGACGCAGGTTGTCTGCGAACGCGGCAACATCGATTCGGATTGGTACGGCGAGCTCCGCGTGACGCGCGATGGCGGCCCCTGGGAAGTCGTGGCGAAACAGGAACCCATTGATTGGGCCGGTAAAGGATTTCTCGATCCGGTCCGGCTAAAAACCTACGCCGCCATTATCCAACGCCTCGTTGACGCCGTCCACGCGGGCGAAGGCTACGGCGGCACCGGCTGGGACGGCCGCCAATCCGTCGCCGTCGCCGAAGCCGCCTACGAATCGAGCCGGACCGGACGCGAGATCACACTGCCCTAG
- a CDS encoding alpha/beta fold hydrolase — translation MIRKTRALAAVVCVILLTPSFAHAWRGFVWDEWLSITKAAKPEVTSPQAGHHELLPLLKTAFDSEKAIATTGEWEAKRESIKTVLQAFLGTPGTIERPQPKAVEVGREDMGSYERIHLRIAGEPNDDIPAYYLRPKKLASANSPVMIVLHQTQAPGKQEACGVTGDPDMAFAKELAERGVVCIAPDAIGFGERIPEGGEPYDNAIELFRKHPTWSFFGKMNWDIARVIDYLETLPEIDANRIGVIGHSHGAYGSIMAGVFEPRIKLVMASCGFTTLRSDPRPDRWSHLTALFPYLGFYVEDIDQAPFDWHEIISCLAPKPYFNWATLNDDIFPNTDNLKDVYEQVGQVYALYGKQGSFVGKLGPGKHRFPPEVRHEAYAWIEQQFNAMK, via the coding sequence ATGATTCGGAAAACGCGAGCGCTTGCAGCAGTTGTGTGCGTCATTCTGCTTACGCCTTCTTTCGCACATGCGTGGAGAGGTTTTGTGTGGGATGAGTGGTTGTCGATTACGAAGGCCGCCAAGCCGGAAGTAACGAGTCCGCAGGCGGGACACCATGAGCTGCTGCCGCTTCTCAAGACGGCGTTCGATTCCGAGAAGGCGATTGCCACGACCGGTGAGTGGGAGGCCAAACGGGAGAGCATCAAGACAGTACTGCAAGCATTCTTGGGCACTCCGGGGACAATTGAACGGCCTCAGCCGAAGGCGGTCGAGGTGGGCCGCGAAGACATGGGCAGTTACGAACGCATACATCTGCGCATCGCGGGGGAACCGAACGACGACATCCCTGCGTATTATCTGCGTCCGAAAAAGTTGGCGAGTGCGAATTCGCCGGTGATGATCGTCTTGCATCAGACGCAAGCGCCCGGAAAGCAGGAAGCGTGCGGCGTGACCGGCGACCCGGACATGGCGTTTGCGAAAGAGTTGGCCGAGCGCGGCGTGGTGTGTATCGCCCCGGACGCGATCGGATTCGGCGAGCGCATCCCCGAAGGTGGTGAACCCTACGACAACGCAATCGAGTTGTTCCGCAAGCACCCAACGTGGTCGTTCTTTGGAAAGATGAATTGGGACATTGCCCGAGTGATCGATTATCTCGAGACGTTGCCCGAAATTGACGCTAACAGGATCGGCGTTATCGGGCATTCGCACGGGGCTTACGGTTCGATCATGGCGGGGGTGTTCGAACCGAGGATTAAGCTTGTGATGGCGAGTTGCGGGTTCACAACGCTGCGGTCCGATCCGCGGCCCGACCGCTGGAGTCACCTCACCGCGTTGTTTCCGTATCTGGGATTCTATGTTGAGGACATCGATCAAGCGCCTTTCGATTGGCACGAGATTATTTCATGCCTCGCGCCAAAGCCTTATTTCAATTGGGCGACGTTGAACGACGACATCTTCCCGAATACGGATAATCTGAAAGACGTATATGAGCAAGTCGGCCAGGTCTACGCGCTCTACGGCAAGCAGGGGTCGTTTGTTGGCAAGCTGGGGCCGGGCAAACATCGTTTCCCGCCTGAGGTCCGGCACGAAGCCTACGCATGGATTGAGCAGCAGTTTAATGCGATGAAATAG
- a CDS encoding aldehyde dehydrogenase family protein — protein sequence MEEVPVRNPRNGNVLYTLKEYSDEEVAAIYGNARAAFDTLKSMSVRQRLDEIRKLRDYIVANKERIVARICEETGKCKTDALLLEIYALLDLIAYYDKTAEKTLADQAVYTPIYLLGRKSKIYFEPMGIVLIISPWNYPFLLSFHPIICALVAGNSVILKPSSYTPLKGVYEDILDNSGFLKNALQVVYGSRVTGNKLIDAKPRKICFTGSVGAGKKVMAQAANHLIPVELELGGKDPMIVFDDVDIDRTVNGALWGGYVNAGQTCTSIERIFVQERIYDRFVATLKDKASKLRVSKSAGTDADNGNIDVGIMTASFQVDTVEQQLAEAREKGATIALGGTRDGHMVPPTIVTDADNSMQVHVEETFGPVLSVAKFKTEEEAIRLANDSPYGLSASVWSADLERADRVARALDTGNVSINNALATQGNGALPFGGVKDSGFGRYKGQLGLYSFCNIKSILVDKQSNKSEPHWYPYSPEKYALFTKIIDALFSEGIANFFKAAWLGLKLDRLTQKTKL from the coding sequence ATGGAAGAAGTACCGGTCAGGAATCCGCGCAACGGCAACGTCCTTTACACGCTGAAGGAATACTCGGACGAAGAGGTCGCGGCCATCTACGGCAACGCCCGCGCTGCCTTCGATACGCTCAAAAGCATGTCCGTCCGGCAACGCCTGGACGAAATCCGGAAACTCCGCGACTACATTGTTGCGAACAAGGAACGCATCGTCGCGCGCATCTGTGAAGAAACGGGCAAGTGCAAAACGGACGCCCTGCTTCTGGAAATCTACGCGCTACTTGACCTCATCGCCTACTACGATAAGACCGCCGAGAAGACGCTCGCCGACCAGGCGGTCTACACTCCGATCTATCTGCTCGGCAGAAAATCGAAGATCTACTTTGAACCCATGGGAATCGTGCTTATCATCTCGCCGTGGAACTATCCGTTCCTGTTGAGCTTCCATCCCATCATCTGCGCCTTGGTGGCGGGCAATTCCGTCATCCTGAAACCGTCAAGCTACACGCCGCTCAAGGGTGTGTACGAAGACATCCTCGACAACTCAGGCTTCTTGAAGAACGCCCTGCAGGTCGTCTACGGAAGCCGCGTCACCGGCAACAAACTCATCGACGCCAAACCGCGCAAGATCTGTTTCACGGGAAGCGTCGGCGCGGGCAAGAAGGTGATGGCGCAGGCCGCAAACCATCTAATCCCCGTGGAACTGGAGCTGGGCGGCAAGGACCCGATGATCGTTTTTGACGACGTCGACATTGACCGCACCGTGAACGGGGCGCTGTGGGGCGGCTACGTCAACGCGGGGCAAACGTGCACCTCCATCGAGCGCATCTTTGTGCAGGAACGCATCTACGACCGCTTTGTTGCCACGCTAAAAGACAAGGCCAGCAAGCTTCGTGTCAGCAAGTCCGCGGGCACCGATGCCGATAACGGCAACATCGACGTTGGCATCATGACCGCTTCGTTCCAGGTCGATACGGTGGAACAACAGCTCGCGGAAGCCCGCGAAAAGGGCGCGACCATCGCATTGGGCGGAACACGCGACGGACACATGGTTCCGCCGACTATCGTCACCGATGCGGACAATTCCATGCAGGTGCACGTGGAAGAAACCTTCGGCCCCGTCTTGTCGGTTGCGAAGTTCAAGACGGAAGAAGAAGCGATACGCCTTGCAAACGATTCTCCGTACGGTCTCAGCGCAAGCGTATGGTCCGCCGATCTCGAGCGCGCCGATCGCGTTGCGCGCGCACTGGACACGGGTAACGTGTCCATCAACAACGCGCTCGCCACGCAAGGCAACGGTGCCTTGCCATTCGGCGGTGTAAAGGACAGTGGGTTTGGCCGTTACAAGGGGCAGCTTGGCCTGTATTCCTTCTGCAACATCAAGTCCATCTTGGTCGACAAGCAAAGCAACAAGAGCGAACCCCATTGGTATCCCTATTCGCCCGAGAAGTACGCGCTGTTCACGAAGATCATTGATGCGCTCTTCTCTGAGGGAATCGCGAACTTCTTCAAGGCCGCGTGGCTGGGTCTCAAACTGGATCGCCTCACGCAAAAGACAAAATTGTAG